The genome window ACATCACGGGCGACCAGATCATGGCCGAGATGGCCGCCACCGGCTACAGCGGGTCAGAGATGTCGTACCTCTATCCCCAGACCCCCGAAGCCCTCGAAGACGCGCTCAACGAGCATCGACTGGTGCTGGCGGCCGCCTACCACTGGACCAACCTCACCCACGAAGGGCGCCTCGACGGAGAGCTGCGCAGGGCGCGCGAGCACGTCGACTTCTGTGCTGACGCAGGGGCCAAGTTCGCGCTGTTCGCCGAGGGGGGCGGAAGCCTGCACTGGGACGCCGACGGTCCGCGAAGCACCATCCGCCCGTTCAACGACGCCGCCTGGGCACGGCTGGCCAGCGCCCTCAACGAGCTCGGGGCCCACGCCCGCGATCGGGGCATCACCGCGTGCGTGCATCCCCACGCGGGCACGGCGCTCGAGCGCCAGCCCGAGGTCGAGCGGCTGCTCTCGCTCACCAGCCCGAGCCTGGTGCACTGGTGCCTCGACACGGGGCACGCCGCCCTGGCCGAGACCGACACCCTCGGCATGATCCGCGCGCACGCCAACCGCATCCGCTACGTGCATCTCAAGGACGTCCGCGCCGACGTGGCGCAGCGCGTGCGCGCCGAGAAGCCTGCGTTCACCGAGGCCATTCGATGGAACGTGTTCGGCGCGCCCGGCCAGGGAAGCCTCGACTTCAACGCCATCATCGGCGCGCTGCTCGAGAACGACTACGAGGGCTGGCTCATCGTGGAGGCCGATCAAGACCCCAACACCCACCCCGCCTTCGACGTGGCGCGCAACGCCCGCGCCTTCCTCGAGCAGATCCTGGAGAAGCACATGGTGACCCTCCCATGACCACCCACCCCGCCTTCGACGTGGCGCGCAACGCCCGCGCCTTCCTCGAGGATATTCTCGAGACGCACTTGGTGATGCTCCCATGAGCCGCGACATCGCCTTCGCTGTGCTGGGCGCGGGGCGCATCGGCGCCCTGCACGCCGACAACCTCGCCCGGGCCATCTCCGGCGCCCGCCTCGCCGCGGTCATGGACGCCGACCTCGAGCGCGCCCAGGCCGTGGCGGGTCCGGGGTACGCCACCGACAGCCTCGACCGCATCATGGCCGACGGTGAAATCGACGCGGTGCTCATCGCCTCGCCCACCGCGGCACACGCCCCCCAGATGATCGCCGCCGCGCGCGCGGGCAAGGCCATCTTCTGCGAGAAGCCCGTGAGCCTCGATCTCGCCCGCGCCATCGAAGCCGTCGACGCGGTGAGAACAGCAAACGTACCGTTCCAGATCGGCTTCCAGCGCCGCTACGACCACGGCTTCGAGGCGGCCCGCCAGCACCTCGACGAAGGGGCCATCGGACGCCTCGAGATGTTCCGCGCCCTCACCTGCGACCCCGAGCCGGCCCCGTTCGCCTATCTGGCGACATCGGGCGGCATCTACGCCGACATGGCGATCCACGACATCGACATCGCCCGCTTCTACGGCGGCGACATCGTCGAGGTGACGGCCATGGGCGAGGCCCTCATCGTGCCGGAGCTTCAGACCGTGAGCGACGTCGATACCTCGATTCTCACGTTCCGCTACGCCAGCGGCGCCATCGGCGTCATCCAGAACTCCCGTCGCGCCACATACGGCTACGAGATCCGCACCGAGCTGATGGGAGCCGAGGGCAAGCTGGTCATCGAGGAAGAGCGGGCGACCCCCATTCGTCTCTACAACCGCACCGGCATCCACGGCGACTTCCACGGCTGGTTCATCAAGCGCTTCCGCGACGCATACCGCGCCGAGGTCGAGGCCTTCGTGTCGGCGGTGAGAGAAGGGCGCCCGGCTTCGCCCGGCCTCGACGACGCCCTGGCCTCGCTGCGGGTGGCTCTTGCGGCGACACGCAGCTTGAAGGAACGGCGCAGCGTGCGCGTCGAGGAGGTGGGCTGAGATGACCCCGCCGCATCTCGACCAAACACCCGCCGACGTTCCCCATTTCAAAGAAACACCCGTCCACCCCCCGCACGAAGGCAGCCGCATCTCCATCGAGCCTGGCCCTCTCGCGGTCGACATCTCGCCGACCCGCGCCGGCTGGCAGCAGCTCACCTTTCGCGTGCATCGGGTCTCATCTGACGCACCCCTCGAGGGGCGCACGGGCAACGAGGAGGCCGTCATCGTGGTGCTGCGCGGCAGCGGCACCCTCGAGATCGGCGATCAGCACCTCACCTTCACCGGACGTGACGGCGTGTTCGCCGGGCTTCCCCATTTCGGGTACGTGCCGCGCCAGACATCGTACCGCTTCACCCCCGCCGCCGGAGCCGACGCCGAGGTCGCCTGGGGAAGCGCCCCGTGCGTGACCGATCACGCCCCCCGCATCTGCACGCCCCACGATTGCACCGTCGAAATGCGCGGCGCGCGCAACGTCGAGCGCCAGATCACCCATCTCGTCGACCCCGGCTTCGGCTGCCAGCGGCTGCTCTGCGTCGAGGTCTACACCCCCAGCGGCAACTGGTCGTCGTACCCCCCGCACAAGCACGACACGCATGACCTGCCCAACGAGGTGGCCCTCGAGGAGATCTATCACTACCGGATGGCGCCCGACGGCTTCGCGCTGCAGCGCCTCTACGACGACACGCACGATGAGGTGGTGGTGGCGCGCGACGGCGACACGGTGCTGGTGCGTCACGGCTACCACCCCGTGGTGGCCGGCCCTGGCTACGACGTGTACTACCTGAACATATTGGCGGGCGACCACCCGGCCTGGGCCGCGGCCGACGACCCGCAGCTGGCCTGGGTTCGCCAGATCTGGAACAGCCGCACCCCGCTGCGCCTGCCCATGCAGCCGTGAGCCGCCGCTTCGATCTCGTCTCGGTAGGCCGCTGCATGGTCGACCTGTACTGCGACCAGGTGGGCACCCCGCTGTCACACGGCCAGTCGGTGTCGATGTACACCGGCGGCTGCCCCACCAACATCGCGGTGGGTGCATCGCGCCAGGGGCTGCGCGTGGCCATGCTGACCCGGGTCGGCGACGACGACACGGGGCGCTTCGTCATCGAGACTCTGCGCCGGGAAGACATCGACACCGGGCACATCACCGTCGACCCCAACGCGCGCACGCCCATGGTCATGGCCGCCATGGAGCCCCCTGACCGCTTCCCCCTCACCTGGTACCGCGAGCGCGCTGCTGATCTCGAGGTCGACGTGAGCGACCTCGACGACGCGCTGCTGGGCGACACCACCGCGGTGCTGCTGTCCGGCAACACCCTGTCGCGCCCCCACGGCGCCGCCGCCGCGCGCCATCTCATCGAGCGGTGCAAGGCCCTCGGCACGCGGGTGGTGTACGACATCGACTTCCGCCCCGCGCTCTGGTTCACCGAGAGCCCCGCCATACCCGATGGCGCAAGCCGCTACACGACACGTGCCGCTGTGCCCCCCGCCGAGATCGCCGCCACGCTGCAATC of Pseudomonadota bacterium contains these proteins:
- a CDS encoding myo-inosose-2 dehydratase: MPYIRLGIGPIGWANDDLRGWGPDITGDQIMAEMAATGYSGSEMSYLYPQTPEALEDALNEHRLVLAAAYHWTNLTHEGRLDGELRRAREHVDFCADAGAKFALFAEGGGSLHWDADGPRSTIRPFNDAAWARLASALNELGAHARDRGITACVHPHAGTALERQPEVERLLSLTSPSLVHWCLDTGHAALAETDTLGMIRAHANRIRYVHLKDVRADVAQRVRAEKPAFTEAIRWNVFGAPGQGSLDFNAIIGALLENDYEGWLIVEADQDPNTHPAFDVARNARAFLEQILEKHMVTLP
- the iolG gene encoding inositol 2-dehydrogenase; translation: MSRDIAFAVLGAGRIGALHADNLARAISGARLAAVMDADLERAQAVAGPGYATDSLDRIMADGEIDAVLIASPTAAHAPQMIAAARAGKAIFCEKPVSLDLARAIEAVDAVRTANVPFQIGFQRRYDHGFEAARQHLDEGAIGRLEMFRALTCDPEPAPFAYLATSGGIYADMAIHDIDIARFYGGDIVEVTAMGEALIVPELQTVSDVDTSILTFRYASGAIGVIQNSRRATYGYEIRTELMGAEGKLVIEEERATPIRLYNRTGIHGDFHGWFIKRFRDAYRAEVEAFVSAVREGRPASPGLDDALASLRVALAATRSLKERRSVRVEEVG
- the iolB gene encoding 5-deoxy-glucuronate isomerase, which codes for MTPPHLDQTPADVPHFKETPVHPPHEGSRISIEPGPLAVDISPTRAGWQQLTFRVHRVSSDAPLEGRTGNEEAVIVVLRGSGTLEIGDQHLTFTGRDGVFAGLPHFGYVPRQTSYRFTPAAGADAEVAWGSAPCVTDHAPRICTPHDCTVEMRGARNVERQITHLVDPGFGCQRLLCVEVYTPSGNWSSYPPHKHDTHDLPNEVALEEIYHYRMAPDGFALQRLYDDTHDEVVVARDGDTVLVRHGYHPVVAGPGYDVYYLNILAGDHPAWAAADDPQLAWVRQIWNSRTPLRLPMQP